The following is a genomic window from Hymenobacter sp. APR13.
CGCTGCATCCAGGAAATCGATTATGCTCATCGGGCGGATGATGGCACGCTGGGCAAAGTGCCCGACTCGTTGCGCACAGCCTTCAAAACGCAGGCCGGCCGCACCGTGTACGACGGCGGCGGTGTGGCGCCTGACGTGGAAGTGCAGGACCGCGAAATTGCCGACATCACGCGGGTGCTGCTGCAGAAAAGCTACCTCTTCGACTACGCCACCCGCTACCGCGCCGAGCACGCCACCATTGCGCCGGCCCGGCAGTTCAAGCTCTCGGATGCCGACTATGCCAAGTTCACGGACTACCTCAAGGGCAAGGATATCAGCTACAGCACCGACGCCGAGAAGGCCATCAACGACCTCACCAAAAAGGTGAAGGAAGAGAAGCACTACGACGACGTGAAAACCGAGCTGGAGGCCATGCGCCGCAAGGTGAGCACCAACAAAGGCAACGACCTGACCCGCTTCAAGCCGGAAATCAAGGACTTGCTGGAGCAGGAGATCGTGTCGCGCTACTACTTCCAGAAGGGCCAGATTGAAGCCACCTTCGACGACGACCCCAACATCCTGATGGCCATGAGCGTGCTCAACGACCCCAACCGCTACGCCGCCCTGCTCCGCCCCAACGGCCGCGCCGCCAGCGCCACCAAAGGAGCCGGCACTGCGAAGTAGTCAAGATTTGTAAAAGCAAAAGAGCAGATTCCACCAAGAATCTGCTCTTTTGCTTTTCTATGAAACTACACCGACTGTGCTTTGCTATGCTGCTCATGGCTGTTATAGCTTGTCAAAAAACTGAGCCGATTGCCGAGAACTTAGCAACACCTGCTAATGCGTGGATTGACACTGTTCGTTTCAACACTGAATTGACTGATGAGCAGCGTCGCCAAGTCTTTTATGTTCGGAATCATGAGGAGGATTATCTTACGATTCGGGACACTTCCCGGATAATGCTTCGCTTCTTCTGGAGCCGCTCATTTCATCCTTTTACAGTGGTCAGGCTTGAGAACCGGCCGGAATTCTACGATTCTGCAGGAGTCGTGAAGAAATATGAAGAATGGTTCGCCACGTACAAGCAGGATATCCGGCGTATAAACCACGACTGCCCTACCAGAAAGGATGACCGCTGCTATGGTAAAGTTTTGCCTTTCGTGCATCGGCAAGGGGTTGAAATTCTACCAGTGAACCAACGCCCTCCATTACTGGCTCTTTTAGACTCCATTGGCTTCTGGCAAATGCGCCCTGTCTACTCTGCTGGTGCTCACACCGACGGTTCCAATTGGACGTTGCAGGTGTACTACAAAGGGAAATACCATGAAGTATCGACAGATTTGCAGCGGCATCCAATTAAGCTAGTGTGTCTGCGGCTGCTGAAGCTCAGTAAATACCCTGCTAAACCCGACGAAATCTATTAATGCCTAGCCTCATCCTCTCTCTCGAAACGTCTTCCGCTGTTTGTTCTGTGGCTTTGCACCAGCTGGACGATGGCCGGCTGGTAGGGCAGTCGGAGCTGCGGCTGGAGAAGTCGCACTCCTCGCACCTGAGCGTACTCATCAGCCAGCTGCTGGAAAACACGCTGCACACCCTGGCTGACGTAGCGGCCGTGGCCGTAAGCGACGGGCCGGGCTCCTACACGGGGCTGCGGATTGGGGCTGCTGCCGCCAAGGGGCTGTGCTACGCGCTGGATATTCCGCTGCTGGCCGTGAGCACCCTGGCGGCGCTGGCCCGGCAGGTGGCCGCTGCCACCGTGCCCACCGAAGACCAGCTGCTGTGTCCCATGCTGGACGCGCGCCGTATGGAAGTCTACACCGCCCTCTACCGCCCCGATGGGGCCGAAGTGCTGGCCCCCACGCCGCTCATCCTCGATGAAACCGCGCTAACCGAACAAACCACCCACCACCGCGTGTTGTGCTTCGGAAACGGCGCGGTGAAATTCCGGCCGCTCGCGGAAGGCAACCCGAACGTGGCGTTTCTGACCGGCATCGAGCCTTCGGCAGTGGCTGTGGGTGCGCTGGCGGTGGAAGCCTACGCCCGGCAGGAGTCCCGCGACGTGGCGTATTACGAGCCGTTTTACCTGAAAGAGGTGTACACCACTACCCCGAAAAGCTGAGCTGCGCCGGCGCTAGTGCCGATAGCCCTGCCAGGTGCCGCCGTAGCGGTAGCCGGGCAGTGGTTTGGCCTTCAGGCAGCAGCTTTCGCAGACGAAAATCCAGCTTTTGCCTTCGGCCGGCGTTTGGATGCGGTATAGCGTGGTTGCCTCGGTCTGACAATGGGCGCAGATTTTTGTTTTCATGGTGAGGAGTCTGACCGGTCAACAACTTT
Proteins encoded in this region:
- the tsaB gene encoding tRNA (adenosine(37)-N6)-threonylcarbamoyltransferase complex dimerization subunit type 1 TsaB, with the translated sequence MPSLILSLETSSAVCSVALHQLDDGRLVGQSELRLEKSHSSHLSVLISQLLENTLHTLADVAAVAVSDGPGSYTGLRIGAAAAKGLCYALDIPLLAVSTLAALARQVAAATVPTEDQLLCPMLDARRMEVYTALYRPDGAEVLAPTPLILDETALTEQTTHHRVLCFGNGAVKFRPLAEGNPNVAFLTGIEPSAVAVGALAVEAYARQESRDVAYYEPFYLKEVYTTTPKS